Proteins encoded within one genomic window of Amycolatopsis nigrescens CSC17Ta-90:
- a CDS encoding VOC family protein, whose translation MTLQLGMVTIDCANPQQLAGFWIKALGVQVDQDYGEYLILTAAAEGGAKLAFQKVPEARIGKNRVHVDFGTDDHAAEVRRLVGLGATEVEEHSMPGMGWTVLTDPEGNEFCVGAYH comes from the coding sequence ATGACTCTTCAACTTGGCATGGTCACCATCGACTGCGCGAACCCGCAGCAGCTCGCCGGGTTCTGGATCAAGGCACTGGGTGTGCAGGTCGACCAGGACTACGGCGAGTACCTGATCCTGACCGCCGCCGCGGAGGGAGGTGCGAAGCTGGCCTTCCAGAAGGTGCCCGAGGCACGGATCGGCAAGAACCGGGTGCACGTCGACTTCGGCACCGATGATCACGCGGCCGAGGTGCGGAGGCTGGTCGGGCTCGGCGCGACCGAGGTCGAGGAGCACTCCATGCCCGGTATGGGCTGGACGGTGCTCACCGATCCCGAAGGAAACGAGTTCTGCGTCGGCGCATACCACTGA
- a CDS encoding proline--tRNA ligase, with product MITRMSSLFLRTLREDPADAEVPSHRLLVRAGYVRRVAPGGYSWLPLGLRVLRNIEAVVREEMNAIGAQEIQFPALLPREPYETTGRWTEYGDSLFRLKDRKGADYLLGPTHEELFALTVKGEYSSYKDYPLALYQIQTKYRDEARPRAGILRGREFVMKDSYSFDLDDEGLERSYQQHRAAYIKLFDRLGLDYVIVAATSGAMGGSASEEFLAVAPTGEDTYVRSTDSDYAANVEAVVTPAPAAQPVEGKPDAQVHHTPNTPTIETLVDFLNAAGLGRTFTAADTLKNVMVKVRQPGNKEWEVLGVGIPGDREVDMKRLEASLEPAEVALLEEADFAANTFLVKGYIGPKALQDNGIRYLADPRIVSGTAWVTGADKADHHVVDLVAGRDFTPDGTIEAADVREGDISPDGKGTLVAARGIEIGHIFQLGRKYADAFELDALGPDSKPIRITMGSYGVGVSRLVAVVAEQHFDELGLVWPRAVAPADVHVVIAGKDDAVAAGAEKLAAELDTAGIRVLLDDRKATPGVKFADAELIGVPTILVVGRGLANGVVEVKDRASGQRDEIAVDQVVAHLTELVRR from the coding sequence GTGATCACCAGGATGTCGTCGTTGTTCCTTCGCACCCTGCGTGAGGACCCGGCGGATGCCGAAGTGCCCAGCCACCGGCTGCTGGTGCGCGCCGGCTATGTCCGCCGAGTCGCCCCGGGTGGCTACTCCTGGCTGCCACTGGGCCTGCGCGTGCTGCGCAACATCGAGGCCGTGGTCCGCGAAGAGATGAACGCGATCGGTGCGCAGGAGATCCAGTTCCCCGCGCTGCTGCCCCGCGAGCCCTACGAGACCACTGGCCGCTGGACCGAGTACGGCGACAGCCTGTTCCGCCTCAAGGACCGCAAGGGTGCGGACTATCTGCTCGGCCCGACGCACGAGGAGCTCTTCGCGCTCACGGTGAAGGGCGAGTACAGCTCGTACAAGGACTATCCCCTTGCGCTGTACCAAATCCAGACCAAGTACCGGGACGAGGCGCGTCCCCGCGCGGGGATCCTGCGCGGCCGCGAGTTCGTGATGAAGGACTCCTACTCCTTCGACCTCGATGACGAGGGCCTGGAGCGTTCCTACCAGCAGCACCGTGCCGCGTACATCAAGCTCTTCGACCGGCTAGGGCTGGACTATGTGATCGTCGCGGCGACTTCCGGCGCGATGGGCGGTTCCGCTTCCGAGGAGTTCCTCGCGGTGGCGCCGACCGGCGAGGACACCTACGTGCGGAGCACGGACTCGGACTACGCCGCCAACGTCGAGGCGGTCGTCACGCCCGCACCCGCGGCACAGCCGGTCGAGGGCAAGCCCGACGCGCAGGTGCACCACACGCCGAACACGCCGACCATCGAGACGCTGGTGGACTTCCTGAACGCGGCCGGGCTGGGCCGCACCTTCACCGCTGCGGACACGCTGAAGAACGTCATGGTCAAGGTGCGCCAGCCCGGAAACAAGGAGTGGGAGGTGCTCGGCGTCGGCATCCCGGGCGACCGCGAGGTGGACATGAAACGCCTCGAAGCGTCTCTCGAACCGGCCGAGGTCGCCCTGCTCGAAGAGGCGGACTTCGCCGCCAACACCTTCCTCGTCAAGGGATACATCGGTCCGAAAGCTTTGCAGGACAACGGAATCCGCTATCTTGCCGACCCCAGGATCGTGTCCGGCACGGCCTGGGTGACCGGTGCGGACAAGGCCGATCACCACGTGGTGGACCTGGTCGCCGGGCGGGACTTCACCCCCGACGGCACCATCGAGGCGGCCGACGTGCGCGAAGGTGACATCTCGCCGGACGGCAAGGGCACCCTGGTCGCTGCGCGCGGTATCGAGATCGGGCACATCTTCCAGCTCGGCCGCAAGTACGCTGACGCGTTCGAGCTGGACGCGCTGGGCCCGGACTCGAAGCCGATCCGGATCACCATGGGCTCCTACGGCGTCGGTGTCTCCCGGCTGGTGGCCGTGGTCGCTGAGCAGCATTTCGACGAGCTTGGCCTGGTGTGGCCACGTGCGGTCGCGCCCGCCGACGTGCACGTGGTGATCGCGGGCAAGGACGACGCGGTCGCCGCCGGTGCCGAAAAACTCGCCGCTGAGCTCGACACGGCCGGTATTCGGGTGCTGCTGGACGATCGGAAGGCCACTCCCGGCGTGAAGTTCGCGGATGCGGAACTGATCGGGGTGCCGACCATTCTGGTGGTGGGCCGTGGGCTGGCCAACGGCGTGGTCGAGGTCAAGGACCGCGCCTCCGGGCAACGCGACGAGATCGCGGTGGACCAGGTCGTGGCGCACCTGACCGAGCTCGTCCGGCGGTAG